In the Natranaerovirga hydrolytica genome, ACATTATTAAATATTTATTTTTAAAAAACAGAAAACGACCAGAGATCTGGTCGCTTTCTATTTTTTTAGCTGTCTTCTTGGCAAAAGGTGTTCAAAATGGACTTTTTTAGTTTTCAATATGTTTTTCTTGATAGCCGTATGTGATATCTAGAAAAGTCAAGGACAAATCGCCCCATTGAGAGTAAGCCGTATATGTTCCATGATTCCATGTACTTCCTAGTCCTATCCCGTGAATACCATCTGCAAACAAATGTAGTTCACTTCTTGTTAATCTAAAAACATCCATATACATTGATATACTTGACTCAACGGGTATAGTAGTATCTTTTTCTGATACTACAAAGAACATTTCTGGTAATTCTTTTGTTTCTGGGTCTTTTATATCATCTTCCATTGCTCCATATATATTTAGAGCAGCATCTAAAGAACTATTGACTTGATCAATTTCATCCGGTGTGTAATTATTGAAGTAATCTGAAGGCAAACTATCAGATTCCAACTTATCAATCATACCGCTAATGGTCATACCACCCGCTGAAAAACCGACAGCGCTAACACGTTCCGGGAATGCAAGTCCTAAATTTTCTCCATTATATTTAATGTATCGAATGGCACGCTGTAAGTCTGCAAAAGATTCCAATTGACTGTACGGTTCAACACGATATTGAAGTACAAAGGCATTATAACCATTATTTTGATAAAACTCAGCAGCTGGATAAGATTCATGCAAATTTGCTCTTCTATGAAATGCTCCGCCTGCAATTACAATCATATTTCCTTTAACCTCAGATTGATCCTCCGCTAAATATGGCACCAAAAACGGTGTAAAATCTTCACTATCATGTGTTAAATAAAAGTTTTCCGGATTAGTTCCATCTGGCATATCATCACCCCAAATATACCAAACGTCCTCATCCACGTCAGATGTAGTCTGGACTAATTTGTTACGATATTCATTCATCTCATCGATTATACCAGGATTATCAATAACTTGTAGACGCCCTTGTGCATTTATAATGTTTGTTGAATCCATAAATTCAGCATATGCATTAAATGCATCTACATCACCATTCCAAGCTTTCGGACGGGTTAAAATCTTTTTTGACTCATCCAAAAGTGTTAGGTATTCGTTAATCCGTGGAAGTTCATCGTCACTCCACTTAGTCCATCCAAGATAAACGGTTGTATCCTCTTCAATAACAAACTTGTTATCT is a window encoding:
- a CDS encoding alpha/beta hydrolase, coding for MLVLTGCTNNNIQDTPTILAETNDAEQESSDVDSSQEEAKSEENGMVTLTIDPNLEGRTGTTISYSVGSEIDLSSRRYFFTREGYNRDLTLYFDADGQEMIPDNKFVIEEDTTVYLGWTKWSDDELPRINEYLTLLDESKKILTRPKAWNGDVDAFNAYAEFMDSTNIINAQGRLQVIDNPGIIDEMNEYRNKLVQTTSDVDEDVWYIWGDDMPDGTNPENFYLTHDSEDFTPFLVPYLAEDQSEVKGNMIVIAGGAFHRRANLHESYPAAEFYQNNGYNAFVLQYRVEPYSQLESFADLQRAIRYIKYNGENLGLAFPERVSAVGFSAGGMTISGMIDKLESDSLPSDYFNNYTPDEIDQVNSSLDAALNIYGAMEDDIKDPETKELPEMFFVVSEKDTTIPVESSISMYMDVFRLTRSELHLFADGIHGIGLGSTWNHGTYTAYSQWGDLSLTFLDITYGYQEKHIEN